Part of the Calditerrivibrio sp. genome is shown below.
GTGCAACAGGAAAAGTCTGACCCAATCCCCAATAGTCCGGTAAACTTTGAAAAAATGAGCAGTTTAATAAATATTTTTCCTGTATCATATTTTGGATAGTGAGTATCTCATCATATTTTTTATTTTTTAGTAAATCTACAGCTTTCTTGATAATAAGATGAACCAATATCTCCGTATTACTTCTATCCAATAAATCGATGTAACCTAAATCAAAAAGTGTAAGCAACGATTCCATATGATCCAAACTGTCGTGCAGATACTCTATCGCATTTTTTTCATTCATAAGATTGTAAAGCTCATAAAGCTCATCAATCAAAGGCGGATTTTTTGGCTTCAGCTGAAGTTCTCGTTGGTCATATTCCTGCGAAAAAAGCTCCAAAACCGGAGCAACCAATACCGCATGCTTTGCAGCCACAAACCTACCAGCTTCAATAAAAATATCTGGATCTGGGACATGCTTGTTATGGGCAATGGTTTTTAATAGGAAAACTACGTCACTAGCATATTCTTCTAATGTATAGTGTCTATGGGCCAATCCTTCGTGTTGAGCATACTCCACGGCAAGGCCTCCACCAAGATCGATAGCTTTTAGATTGTGGGCTCCCATCTTGTATAGCTCTGCATGAATATTACCAGCTTCCCTCAAAGCTTTCTTTAAAGGTGAAATCTCACTGATTTGTGATCCAATATGGAAATGTATCATTGTAAAATATTCCAGCATATTACCATTTTTCAGCATGTTCATAGCTTCCAACAACTCTGTGGATGTAAGCCCAAACTTAGAATTTATACCACCACTTTTTGCCCAGATTCCTATACCAGAACTATGAAGTCTTATTCTAAGGCCTATTTTTGGATAGGGTTTGCCCATCTCTTTTGCTACAGTTAAAATGGTCTCAAGTTCGTTTAATCCTTCAATTGTAATGGTTATATCGTGCCCCATCTTTGCTGCGATAAACCCAAGTGAGATCATCTCTTTGTCCTTAAAACCGTTTACCATAATGGGACAACCACTGTTATTATAAGCCATAGCGATTATCAACTCCGGTTTACTACCAGCTTCCAAACCATAAGGCATACCTTTTGTCATCTCCATTAGGGGAATCACAAAATTTGGAAACTGATTGACCTTTAGAGGAAAAAGGGCATTAAAAGAACCTTGATAACCATACTCCTTCATAGACTTTTTAAATGTTTTAAAAAGCATATCTATCTGCTCTTTCACAAGATGTGGGAACCTAATTAGTAAAGGTCCTTTATAACC
Proteins encoded:
- the speA gene encoding biosynthetic arginine decarboxylase codes for the protein MMDYGIKIWSDEDFKIEKGKIVVNYGKKPAIIDIVKEIRDEGYKGPLLIRFPHLVKEQIDMLFKTFKKSMKEYGYQGSFNALFPLKVNQFPNFVIPLMEMTKGMPYGLEAGSKPELIIAMAYNNSGCPIMVNGFKDKEMISLGFIAAKMGHDITITIEGLNELETILTVAKEMGKPYPKIGLRIRLHSSGIGIWAKSGGINSKFGLTSTELLEAMNMLKNGNMLEYFTMIHFHIGSQISEISPLKKALREAGNIHAELYKMGAHNLKAIDLGGGLAVEYAQHEGLAHRHYTLEEYASDVVFLLKTIAHNKHVPDPDIFIEAGRFVAAKHAVLVAPVLELFSQEYDQRELQLKPKNPPLIDELYELYNLMNEKNAIEYLHDSLDHMESLLTLFDLGYIDLLDRSNTEILVHLIIKKAVDLLKNKKYDEILTIQNMIQEKYLLNCSFFQSLPDYWGLGQTFPVAPLDRLNEKPTRSASLWDITCDSDGEIAFDIRKPLFLHDVDVNKEEYFLAFFLVGAYQEILGMQHNLFTHPTEFSVVFDDEGNYEVTNLLEAQNILDILDDLDYDIKDIERRLKQLIEESDYISDDKRKDVLGRLYLYLSENAYLKTLVSYKEQN